The following nucleotide sequence is from Agromyces sp. SYSU T00194.
AAAGGAGATTAGAAATGGCAAAGCTGTCCACTGAGGAGCTGCTCGAGCAGTTCAAGGGCCTGACCCTCATCGAGCTCTCGGAGTTCGTCAAGGCGTTCGAGGAGACCTTCGAGGTCACCGCGGCCGCCCCCGTCGCCGTTGCCGCTGCCGGTGCTCCGGCCGCGGGTGGCGAGGCCGCCGCCGAGGAGGAGAAGACCGAGTTCGACGTCATCCTCGAGGCCGCCGGCGACAAGAAGATCCAGGTCATCAAGGTCGTCCGCGAGCTGACCTCGCTCGGCCTCGGCGAGGCCAAGGCCGTCGTCGACGGTGCCCCCAAGGCCGTCCTCGAGGCTGCCGCCAAGGACGCCGCTGACAAGGCGAAGGAGGCCCTCGAGGCCGCCGGCGCCACCGTCACGCTCAAGTAGTACGCGCCCCCGCTCGGGGGCTCGCACGACGCCGAGGGCGTCGCTTCCGGATTCGTCCGGAGGCGGCGCCCTCGTTCGCGTCTCCGGGCCGATCCGGAACGGGCGCCGAGTTCCCGCCGTCGTTCTCCGCATGGCCCCCAGATTCTCCGACACGCGTCGGAGAGCGCTTCCTGAGCTCGTTCTCAGAAAGCCATTTCTGGGTCACGAACGCGTCACGACCCCGCATGAATTCTGGGAAAGCGCTTGCGCGAGGCGTCCGCTGCTGTTAGAAATGTGCATCAAGTGAGATAGCGCTTTCTCACCGATGATCAACGACGATGATCGGAGGCCGATGTTGGCATCAGCACCACCCCGGACGGCTCGGCCGTCCGGACCGACCCGCCCTCGGGGCCGCGACCGGGGAGTGCTCGCATGAGCGCGCTCGGCGAGCTGCGGCGCATGAAGGGCACGGGCGACGGCCCCGCGCCCGCCACGTCACGCGGGCGGAAGCAGAACCGGGCGGCGTTCCTGTTCCTCGCTCCGTGGTTCCTCGGGCTCTTCCTGATCACCGTCGGGCCGATGGCCGCATCGCTCGTGCTCTCGTTCACCCGCTACAACCTGTTGAGCCCGCCGCGGTTCAACGGCATCGACAACATCGTCCGCATGTTCGAGGACGACCGGCTGCACACGTCGATCGAGGTCACGTTCTCGTACGTGTTCATCTCGGTGCCGCTGCAGCTCGCCCTCGCGCTGCTGCTGGCCGTGGTGCTCGACCGCGGCCTGCGCGGGCTGTCGTTCTACCGCTCGGCGTTCTACCTGCCGTCGCTGCTCGGCGCGAGCGTCGCGATCGCGATGCTCTGGCGGCAGATCTTCGGCGTCGACGGCCTGGTCAACCAAGTGCTCGCCGTCTTCGGCATCGAGGGGCAGGGCTGGATCTCGAGCCCCGACACGGCACTCGGCACGCTCATGATCCTGAACGTCTGGACCTTCGGTTCGCCCATGGTGATCTTCCTCGCCGGGCTCCGGCAGATCCCGGTCATGTACTACGAGGCGGCTTCCGTCGACGGGGCCGGACGCTGGCAGCAGTTCTGGCGCATCACGATGCCGATGCTCACGCCGATCATCTTCTTCAACCTGATCCTCCAGATCATCGGCGCGTTCCAGTCGTTCACCCAGGCGTACATCGTCTCGGGCGGCACCGGCGGCCCGATCGACTCGACGCTCTTCTACACGCTGTACCTCTACGACCGCGGCTTCGCGAACCTCGACATGGGGTACGCGTCCGCGATGGCCTGGCTGCTGCTGGTCATCATCGCCGCATTCACCGCGCTCAACTTCTGGGCCTCGAAGTATTGGGTCTTCTACGATGACCAGGACTGACACCGTGACCGATCCCGAACCCCTGACCGAGTCGGTCGTGACGGCGCTGCCGGCGGACGACGTGCGGGAGGCGAGACGCCGCCGACGAGTGTTCCGACGCCCCCTGCTCAGCCTGCTGCGCCACGCGCTGCTCATCATCGCCGCGGTGCTCATGCTCTACCCGGTGATCTGGATGGTCGTGAGCTCGCTCCGGCCGACCGAGGTGATCTTCCGGGAGCCGGGCATCATCCTTGACAGCTTCGAGGTGTCGAACTACGTCGACGGGTGGAACGCGCTGTCGTACCCGTTCAACGTGTACCTGCTGAACTCGTCGCTGGTCGTGCTCGGATGCATCGTCGGCAACCTGGTCTCGTGCTCGCTGGCGGCCTACGCGTTCGCCCGCCTCGAGTTCACGGCGAAGCGGCTCTGGTTCGCGATCATGCTCGTGTCGATCATGCTCCCGATCCACGTGATCATCGTGCCGCAGTACGTGATGTTCTCCCAGGTCGGCTGGGTCAACACGTTCCTGCCGCTGATCGTGCCGAAGCTGCTCGCGACCGACGCGTTCTTCGTCTTCCTGATGGTGCAGTTCATCCGCGGCATCCCGCGCGAGCTCGACGAGGCCGCCCGCATCGACGGCGCCGGCCACTTCCGCATCTACGCGCAGGTGATCCTGCCGCTCATGGTGCCGGCCCTCGCGACGGCCGCGATCTTCACCTTCATCTGGACCTGGAACGACTTCTTCAGCCAGCTCATCTACCTGACGAAGCCCGACCTGTACACCGTCCCGCTCGCGCTGCGCGCGTTCGTGGACGCGGACAGCGCGACGAACTTCGGCGAGATGTTCGCCATGAGCGTCGTGGCGCTGCTGCCGATCTTCCTGATCTTCCTCTTCGGCCAGCGATTCCTGATCAAGGGCATCGCGACGACGGGGATCAAGTGACCGGGCCCGCCGGTCACGACGGCCGGGCGCCCGGACGCGCCCGCCGCTCCACCCGCACCGCACCATCCGCACACACCGAAAGGACGCATCACATGCGAGGCATCACACGCCGCACCACCGTTGCCGCGGCGGCCCTGGGGGCAGCAGCGACGCTCGCCCTCACCGCCTGCGCCGGCGGCGGCTCGACCGGGGAGCAGGAGCTCTCCGACGAGCCGGTCACCCTCACCTTCACCTGGTGGGGCAACGACACCCGTCACGAGATCACGGAGCAGCTCATCGAGGTGTTCGAGGAGCAGAACCCGAACATCACGGTCGAGCCGCAGTACACCGACTGGTCGGGCTACTGGGACAAGCTGTCGACCTCGGTCGCCGCCGGCGACATCCCCGACATCATCCAGATGGACGAGAAGCAGCTCTCGACGTACGCTGCCAACGGCGTGCTGCTCGACCTCGGCTCGCTCGAGTCGCTGGACACCGGCGACTTCCCGGCGGCGGTGCTCGGCACGGGCGCGCTCGACGGCACCCAGTACGGCATCCCGGTGGGCATCAACTCCTACACCTACATGGCGAACCTCGACCTGCTCGACGAGTACGGCATCGAGCTGCCCGACGACACCACGTGGACGTGGGACGAGTTCGTCGCGACCGCCCAGGCCGTCAGCGACGCGAGCGGCGGCGACGTCGTGGGCTCGCAGTCGTGGGGCTTCGAGGACGGCGGCCTCAAGAACTGGCTGCGCCAGCAGGGCAGCGACCTCTACTCGGCCGACGGCGGCATCGCCGCGACCGAGGAGGACCTCGCCTCGTGGTGGCAGTTCCTGCTCGACTCGACCGACGCGGGCGCGCTGCCCGACCCGTCGGCGACCATCGAGCGCGAGGCCGGCGGCCTGGCGGAGTCGTTCACGGCGACCAACGAGTCGGCCTTCGGCCCGTGGTGGTCGAACCAGGTGCAGGCGCTGCGCGACGCGAGCGGCCAGAACCTCGTCGCCCTGCGCGTGCCGGGCTCGGCCGACGGCTCGCCGTACTACAAGCCGTCCATGTTCTGGTCGGCCTCATCGAAGACCGAGCACCCCGCGGAGGTCGCGCTGTTCCTCGACTTCCTCGCCAACAGCGAGGACGCCGCGGACCTGCTGCTGACCGAGCGCGGCGTCCCCGCGAACGAGGCGATCCGCGCCTACGTGACCCCGCAGCTGGACGAGGTCAACAAGTCGGTCGTCGAGTACCTCGACGCGCTGGCTCCCGAGGTCGGCGACGCGCCGCCCGCCACGCCCCCGGGTGGCGGCGCGATCGAGGACGTCATCGACCAGAACACCCAGAAGGTGCTGTTCGGCGAGCTGACCCCGGAGGAGGCGGCCGCCGCCTTCATCGAGGAACTGCAGCGCGCGCTCGACGACGCGATGTGACGACCTCCCACTGACGACGGTTCCTCCCGGGCCGTCTCGGAGCGGCTGCCGCGATGCCTGACGCGGCAGCCGCTCGCCTTCCTCGGCGGAAATCGCTTTCACCTGCGATTTCGCGCCCAGAGGCGCCGCTCGGCGCTAGAATCCGGTAAACGATTTCTGATCCCCAGCGGAGGAAACCCGTGACGCACACCTCGCCCCGACCGGTCACGATCGCGCAGGTGGCCGCCTTCGCGGGCGTGTCCCAAGCATCGGTCTCGCGAGTGCTCAACCGCAACCAGACCGTCGACCCCGCCATCGCCGCGAAGGTGCGCGACGCGGTCGAGAAGCTCAACTACTCGCCCAGCCCCGCGGCACGCAACCTCGTGCGCGGACGCAGCAACACCATCGCCCTGGTCGTGCCCGACCTCGAGAACCCGATGTTCCAGGGCGTGCTCAAGGGGCTCAGTCGCGCGGCCTACGCCGACGGCTACCGCGTCCTCGTCGCCGACACCGCAGAACGGGTGGGCGACGAGGAGGAGGTCGTGCTGGAGGCCCGGTCGCGCTGCGACGCGCTCGTGCTCGTCGCCCCGCGCATGTCGGACGAGCGGCTCGAGACGCTGGTCGGCCGCGTCGGCCCCGTGGTGGTCGTGAACCGCCCGGTCGCCGGGGACCCCGCGGCGGAGCTCTCGGTCGACTACGAGAGCGGCATCCGCGCCCTGGGGGAGCACCTCATCTCGCTGGGGCACGTGCGCATCGCCTACCTCTCCGGCCCGCCCCAGTCGTACGCCGACGTGCTCCGCCGCCGCGGGCTCGCCGAGCTGGTCGCCAGGCACCCGGGCTTCGAGGTCATCGACGTCGCCGCCGGCTCGCAGGTCGAGGACGGATACCGGGCGGCCGACGCCGTGCTCGCGTCCGGCGCGACCGGCGCGATCGCGTTCAACGACCTCGCGGCGCTCGGCCTGCTCGCCCGCCTTCGCGAGGTCGGCGTCGACGTCCCCGGCGAGATCTCGGTCGCCGGCATCGACGACATCCCACTCTCGCGCTTCTCCGCACCGTCGCTCACGACCATGTCGGTGCCCCGCGTCGAGATCGGCGAACAGGCCTGGCAACGGCTCAAGGGCGCGATCGCGGGCGCCGTGGCGACGCATCCGCTCTCCTATCGTCCCAT
It contains:
- a CDS encoding carbohydrate ABC transporter permease gives rise to the protein MSALGELRRMKGTGDGPAPATSRGRKQNRAAFLFLAPWFLGLFLITVGPMAASLVLSFTRYNLLSPPRFNGIDNIVRMFEDDRLHTSIEVTFSYVFISVPLQLALALLLAVVLDRGLRGLSFYRSAFYLPSLLGASVAIAMLWRQIFGVDGLVNQVLAVFGIEGQGWISSPDTALGTLMILNVWTFGSPMVIFLAGLRQIPVMYYEAASVDGAGRWQQFWRITMPMLTPIIFFNLILQIIGAFQSFTQAYIVSGGTGGPIDSTLFYTLYLYDRGFANLDMGYASAMAWLLLVIIAAFTALNFWASKYWVFYDDQD
- the rplL gene encoding 50S ribosomal protein L7/L12, encoding MAKLSTEELLEQFKGLTLIELSEFVKAFEETFEVTAAAPVAVAAAGAPAAGGEAAAEEEKTEFDVILEAAGDKKIQVIKVVRELTSLGLGEAKAVVDGAPKAVLEAAAKDAADKAKEALEAAGATVTLK
- a CDS encoding DUF6807 family protein; this translates as MTHTSPRPVTIAQVAAFAGVSQASVSRVLNRNQTVDPAIAAKVRDAVEKLNYSPSPAARNLVRGRSNTIALVVPDLENPMFQGVLKGLSRAAYADGYRVLVADTAERVGDEEEVVLEARSRCDALVLVAPRMSDERLETLVGRVGPVVVVNRPVAGDPAAELSVDYESGIRALGEHLISLGHVRIAYLSGPPQSYADVLRRRGLAELVARHPGFEVIDVAAGSQVEDGYRAADAVLASGATGAIAFNDLAALGLLARLREVGVDVPGEISVAGIDDIPLSRFSAPSLTTMSVPRVEIGEQAWQRLKGAIAGAVATHPLSYRPILEVRGSTGPAPEATGWLSPGRPLLRIGDGVVARYEEGTTIDSVLSPRPFLHPVETLGGVRVTDSHPTDHLHHFGIGVALPDINGTSYWGGRTYMPEVGSVMLENQGRQRRDELHVDGETLTERLTWIDERNVAQLSEVRTLTGSPVRVGEGDAWVLRWRTVLTANFGALDFGSPATNGREGAGYGGIFWRFPEWRAIVVTADGIGEELGHGSRSPWFAVVDPERKATVLMLQPGGAPLPWFARVAEYVGIGPALAWDEVLHVPEGGTVELGLDALLIDRVITDPDELAGLAGRLAADD
- a CDS encoding ABC transporter substrate-binding protein, translating into MRGITRRTTVAAAALGAAATLALTACAGGGSTGEQELSDEPVTLTFTWWGNDTRHEITEQLIEVFEEQNPNITVEPQYTDWSGYWDKLSTSVAAGDIPDIIQMDEKQLSTYAANGVLLDLGSLESLDTGDFPAAVLGTGALDGTQYGIPVGINSYTYMANLDLLDEYGIELPDDTTWTWDEFVATAQAVSDASGGDVVGSQSWGFEDGGLKNWLRQQGSDLYSADGGIAATEEDLASWWQFLLDSTDAGALPDPSATIEREAGGLAESFTATNESAFGPWWSNQVQALRDASGQNLVALRVPGSADGSPYYKPSMFWSASSKTEHPAEVALFLDFLANSEDAADLLLTERGVPANEAIRAYVTPQLDEVNKSVVEYLDALAPEVGDAPPATPPGGGAIEDVIDQNTQKVLFGELTPEEAAAAFIEELQRALDDAM
- a CDS encoding carbohydrate ABC transporter permease; the encoded protein is MLYPVIWMVVSSLRPTEVIFREPGIILDSFEVSNYVDGWNALSYPFNVYLLNSSLVVLGCIVGNLVSCSLAAYAFARLEFTAKRLWFAIMLVSIMLPIHVIIVPQYVMFSQVGWVNTFLPLIVPKLLATDAFFVFLMVQFIRGIPRELDEAARIDGAGHFRIYAQVILPLMVPALATAAIFTFIWTWNDFFSQLIYLTKPDLYTVPLALRAFVDADSATNFGEMFAMSVVALLPIFLIFLFGQRFLIKGIATTGIK